Proteins encoded together in one Desulfobacterales bacterium window:
- the pckA gene encoding phosphoenolpyruvate carboxykinase (ATP), producing MKSIEQLMTLEPGLEYLGLTNLKKVHWNHCTPMLYEHAVQKGEAMITHLGPLALVHPGKSTGRAPRDRFIVKDENTANKIHWGDVNVPCKPKNFDFVFERVKAYLQDREIYVEDAYAGADETYRVPIRVITEFAWQALFARNLLIRVRDRSLLPDFKPGFTVFALPKFLGNPELDELNSETFILVNFTRKIILIGGTYYGGEIKKSVFTVLNYLLPQQKVLSMHCSANVGKDGDTALFFGLSGTGKTTLSADPARSLIGDDEHGWSDSGIFNFEGGCYAKVIRLSKKAEPEIYETTRKFGTILENVAVDPVTRITDLDDDSITENTRAAYPITHLDNIIREGKAGHPENIIFLTCDAFGVLPPVSRLTPDQAIYHFLLGYTAKVAGTEEGITEPQATFSTCFGAPFMPLHPSEYARLLGEKIEQHRVTCWLVNTGWTGGPYGIGYRIAIENTRALLNAALGGNLNEADYIKDPVFGLRVPAKCPGVPSEILIPRNTWTDKAAYDLKAEALARSFIDNFRQYETLVPESVRHAGPRL from the coding sequence ATGAAATCCATCGAACAGCTGATGACACTGGAGCCGGGTCTTGAATACCTGGGCCTGACCAATTTAAAGAAAGTCCACTGGAACCATTGCACGCCCATGCTTTACGAACATGCGGTTCAAAAAGGAGAGGCGATGATCACTCACCTGGGCCCGCTGGCACTGGTACATCCCGGCAAAAGCACGGGACGCGCCCCCAGAGACCGGTTTATCGTCAAAGACGAAAACACCGCAAACAAGATCCACTGGGGAGATGTCAATGTCCCATGCAAGCCCAAAAACTTTGATTTTGTGTTTGAACGCGTCAAGGCCTATCTGCAGGACCGGGAAATCTATGTGGAAGATGCCTATGCCGGCGCAGATGAAACCTACCGGGTGCCGATCCGGGTGATCACCGAATTTGCCTGGCAGGCCCTGTTTGCCAGGAATCTGCTGATTCGCGTCCGGGACCGCAGCCTGCTGCCCGATTTCAAGCCCGGGTTTACGGTGTTTGCCTTACCGAAATTTTTGGGAAATCCCGAGCTGGACGAACTGAATTCGGAAACGTTTATTCTTGTCAACTTTACCCGTAAAATCATATTGATCGGCGGCACCTATTACGGCGGTGAGATCAAAAAAAGCGTATTTACCGTGTTGAACTATCTGCTGCCTCAGCAGAAGGTACTTTCCATGCACTGCAGCGCCAATGTCGGCAAAGACGGCGACACCGCTCTTTTTTTCGGCCTTTCCGGAACCGGCAAGACCACCCTTTCGGCTGATCCGGCCCGATCCCTGATCGGTGATGACGAACACGGCTGGAGCGACAGCGGCATCTTCAATTTTGAAGGCGGATGCTACGCCAAGGTCATCCGCCTGTCGAAAAAAGCGGAACCGGAGATATACGAAACCACCCGGAAATTCGGCACCATCCTTGAAAATGTGGCCGTAGACCCGGTCACCCGCATAACTGATCTGGACGATGACAGCATTACGGAAAACACCCGCGCCGCCTACCCCATCACCCATCTGGACAATATTATCCGGGAAGGCAAAGCCGGTCATCCGGAGAACATCATCTTTTTGACCTGTGATGCCTTCGGCGTGCTGCCACCTGTTTCCAGGCTGACCCCGGATCAGGCCATCTACCATTTCCTTCTGGGCTATACCGCCAAGGTGGCCGGAACCGAAGAAGGGATAACCGAACCTCAGGCCACGTTCAGCACCTGTTTCGGGGCACCGTTCATGCCGCTTCACCCCAGTGAATATGCCCGGCTGCTTGGGGAAAAGATTGAGCAGCACCGCGTCACCTGCTGGCTGGTCAATACCGGGTGGACCGGAGGGCCTTACGGTATCGGCTACCGGATCGCTATCGAAAATACCCGCGCACTGCTCAATGCGGCCCTGGGGGGAAACCTCAATGAGGCAGATTATATCAAAGATCCCGTATTCGGTCTTCGCGTGCCCGCAAAATGCCCGGGAGTGCCTTCGGAAATATTGATCCCCAGAAATACCTGGACCGATAAAGCTGCGTATGACCTGAAGGCCGAAGCACTTGCCCGAAGCTTTATCGATAATTTCAGACAGTATGAAACGCTGGTTCCCGAAAGTGTCAGACATGCCGGTCCCCGGTTATGA